In one window of Paraflavitalea soli DNA:
- a CDS encoding peptide MFS transporter has product MAQPVSGKHPQGLFVLFFTEMWERFSYYGMRALLVLYVVNALQMNDKYAQDGVYGSYTGLIWLTPILGGYIADRFWGNRRCIIIGGFLMAAGQFLMFISASNYANPDLAHAIMWGGLGVLIIGMGFFKPNISTLVGQLYPQGDRRLDSAYTIFYMGINLGAFIGPLICGGLGNQYDESGKAILGVFKWGFMSAGLAMLVGTLAFIWLKNKYIVDPAGKGLGITPNKLMVREGEDTRKPESTQSSLAQVAIWAGIAVALFLAFMFLGGQDWISAFIFSVAAAVSGLIIFDRSLTPAERGRILVIFISAFFVIFFWAAFEQAGSSLTLFAERNVNRAYVVNTQLGTVILFLVAISAVLYYFLQRIMLIPTELKRVFGGLAIAAILLAIYYYIQGTPYNLKEIPASWFNSVNSMWLILAAPFLSQLWQWLGKKNIEPSSPKKQALGLLSLALGYLLIAYGVKDVAGSVSMLWLLGLYFLHTIGELCLSPIGLSLVNKLAPARFTSVLMGVWFLSNAVANKFGGKLGALLPSKGPTSFAGYTINNLYDFFMLFVVMSSVAALLLFLLSYWMEKRMGTVK; this is encoded by the coding sequence ATGGCGCAGCCTGTAAGCGGCAAACATCCTCAAGGACTCTTCGTATTATTCTTCACTGAAATGTGGGAACGTTTCAGTTACTACGGCATGCGGGCCCTCTTGGTATTGTATGTGGTCAATGCCCTGCAAATGAATGATAAATATGCCCAGGATGGCGTATATGGCAGCTACACCGGCCTTATATGGCTCACTCCTATACTCGGTGGCTATATTGCAGATCGTTTTTGGGGCAACCGCCGCTGTATCATCATAGGCGGTTTCCTCATGGCCGCAGGCCAGTTCCTCATGTTCATAAGTGCATCCAATTACGCCAATCCCGATCTGGCCCATGCCATCATGTGGGGCGGCCTCGGCGTATTGATCATTGGAATGGGATTCTTCAAGCCGAATATTTCCACACTCGTAGGACAACTATATCCACAGGGCGACCGCCGGCTCGATTCCGCCTATACCATCTTTTACATGGGCATCAACCTGGGTGCTTTTATCGGCCCACTGATCTGTGGAGGCCTGGGCAACCAGTATGATGAAAGTGGCAAAGCTATTTTGGGCGTCTTCAAATGGGGCTTTATGTCCGCTGGTCTCGCCATGTTAGTGGGAACCCTCGCATTTATCTGGTTAAAGAATAAATACATTGTTGACCCTGCAGGAAAAGGACTGGGTATTACCCCCAATAAACTCATGGTCAGGGAAGGTGAGGATACCCGCAAGCCCGAGAGCACACAATCATCCCTGGCACAGGTAGCCATATGGGCCGGTATAGCAGTAGCCTTATTCCTGGCATTTATGTTCCTGGGCGGACAAGACTGGATCAGCGCCTTTATCTTCAGTGTTGCCGCAGCTGTGTCCGGCCTCATCATTTTCGACCGTTCATTAACCCCTGCCGAAAGAGGAAGAATATTGGTGATCTTCATCTCCGCTTTCTTTGTCATCTTCTTCTGGGCAGCCTTTGAACAGGCAGGTTCCTCCTTAACCTTATTTGCCGAGCGCAATGTGAACCGCGCTTATGTGGTAAACACCCAACTGGGCACAGTCATATTGTTCCTGGTAGCCATATCTGCTGTACTCTACTACTTCCTCCAACGGATCATGTTGATACCAACAGAACTGAAAAGAGTGTTCGGAGGGCTGGCGATTGCCGCCATCCTGCTGGCAATCTATTATTATATCCAGGGCACTCCCTATAACCTCAAAGAAATTCCAGCCAGCTGGTTCAACAGCGTCAATTCAATGTGGCTCATCTTAGCTGCTCCTTTCCTGTCCCAACTATGGCAGTGGCTGGGCAAAAAGAATATCGAACCCTCCTCACCCAAAAAGCAGGCCCTCGGTTTATTGAGCCTTGCCTTGGGCTATTTACTCATTGCCTATGGTGTAAAAGATGTAGCCGGATCAGTAAGCATGCTTTGGCTGCTGGGATTGTACTTTCTGCACACCATTGGTGAATTGTGTTTGTCACCCATTGGCCTGTCCCTGGTAAACAAACTGGCCCCTGCCCGTTTTACTTCCGTGCTCATGGGCGTATGGTTCCTGTCCAATGCAGTGGCCAACAAATTTGGTGGCAAATTAGGCGCCTTACTCCCCAGTAAAGGACCTACCAGCTTTGCAGGTTATACCATTAATAACCTGTACGACTTCTTCATGCTGTTTGTTGTCATGAGCAGCGTGGCGGCTCTGTTACTCTTCCTGCTTTCCTATTGGATGGAGAAACGTATGGGCACCGTAAAATAG
- the purD gene encoding phosphoribosylamine--glycine ligase, whose protein sequence is MNILLLGSGGREHALAWKLAQSPKCQQLYIAPGNAGTGLCGTNINMSVTDFDAIKKFVLDKEIGMVLVGPEEPLVKGIVDLFRKDKALQQVAIIGPSQYGAQLEGSKAFAKKFMMRHNIPTARYREFDATNYAEGIPYLQRHSLPIVLKADGLAAGKGVLICQSHVEAMAEFELMLQQSKFGDAGKKVVVEEFLDGIELSMFVVTDGKNYVLLPEAKDYKRIGVGDTGLNTGGMGAVSPVPFADDAFMKKVVEKVVEPTIKGIEEEKIDYKGFVFVGLIKVGDEPMVIEYNCRMGDPETEVVMPRLKTDLVDLLVATANETLNTIKIETDNRVACTVMAVSGGYPGNYEKGYAISGLDEALPADSLVFHAGTTLQDKEVVTNGGRVLCVTSYGDTISDAVNKSKEVLEQISFEDMYYRKDIGYEFA, encoded by the coding sequence ATGAATATTCTACTCCTTGGCTCTGGAGGCCGTGAGCATGCACTGGCCTGGAAACTTGCACAAAGTCCAAAGTGTCAGCAGTTATACATTGCTCCGGGCAATGCGGGCACTGGATTGTGCGGCACCAATATTAACATGTCTGTTACGGATTTTGACGCGATCAAGAAGTTTGTATTAGACAAGGAGATCGGTATGGTGCTGGTCGGTCCTGAGGAGCCGTTAGTAAAGGGTATCGTGGACTTGTTCAGGAAAGACAAAGCCTTGCAACAGGTGGCCATTATTGGCCCCTCTCAATATGGGGCACAACTGGAAGGGAGTAAGGCTTTTGCGAAGAAGTTCATGATGCGTCATAATATACCAACTGCGCGGTATCGTGAGTTTGATGCTACGAATTATGCAGAAGGAATCCCTTATTTACAGCGGCATAGTTTGCCTATTGTGCTGAAGGCAGATGGACTGGCGGCAGGAAAAGGGGTATTGATCTGCCAGTCGCATGTAGAAGCAATGGCAGAGTTTGAGCTGATGTTGCAACAAAGCAAGTTTGGTGATGCTGGTAAAAAGGTTGTTGTGGAAGAGTTCCTGGATGGGATCGAGCTGAGCATGTTTGTAGTGACGGATGGCAAGAACTATGTATTGCTGCCGGAAGCTAAAGATTATAAGCGTATTGGTGTGGGCGATACGGGCCTCAATACAGGTGGCATGGGCGCAGTAAGCCCGGTGCCTTTTGCGGATGATGCGTTCATGAAGAAGGTAGTGGAAAAGGTTGTGGAACCCACTATAAAAGGTATTGAAGAGGAAAAGATCGATTATAAAGGATTTGTATTTGTAGGGCTGATCAAAGTAGGGGATGAGCCGATGGTGATTGAATACAATTGCCGCATGGGTGATCCGGAAACGGAAGTGGTGATGCCACGCCTGAAGACGGACCTGGTAGACCTGTTGGTGGCAACGGCCAATGAAACGCTGAACACTATTAAAATAGAAACAGACAACCGGGTTGCCTGCACGGTAATGGCGGTAAGTGGGGGATATCCGGGTAATTATGAAAAGGGATATGCGATCAGTGGACTGGACGAGGCTTTGCCGGCGGATAGTCTTGTTTTTCATGCGGGCACTACGCTACAGGATAAGGAAGTGGTCACCAACGGGGGACGGGTATTGTGTGTTACTTCTTATGGTGATACGATCAGTGATGCGGTCAATAAATCGAAGGAGGTATTAGAGCAGATCAGTTTTGAAGATATGTATTACAGGAAGGATATTGGATATGAGT